The DNA window ATGCGAACAACCGGATCGCCCTGCAGGGAAATTACCACGGAACATCCTCACGGTATGTGACGGTTCTGGAAGGAATTCAGAAAGAGGCAGAAGAGGACTGCCGTGTACTTTATGCAGAGGGATCCCATATGTATAAAGATGTCATGGAAAATCTGGCATGGAACGATGACAGAATCTCGGAGGCAGTGATCACGGCCAAACACAGCGATGTGACGGTTGTGGTTCTGGGACTGGATGAGACGATGGAAGGAGAAGAACCGGATCAGAGTAACCGCGGGCAGGCAGGAGATAAGGCATCTCTGGAACTTCCGGGCTGTCAGCAGAGACTTCTGCAGGCGGTTGTGGCTGTCGGAAAACCTGTGATCACGGTAATTCTTTCGGGAAGCGCGATGGACCTGCGATATGCGGATGCGAATACCAATGCGGTTTTACAGGCGTGGTATCCTGGCGCAGAGGGTGGAACTGCGGTGGCAGATATTCTTTTTGGAAAGGTATCACCAAGCGGAAAGCTTCCGGTTACATTTTATAAAGATACAGCAGATCTGCCTGAGTTTACCGATTATTCCATGAAAAACAGAACGTATCGTTATATGGAAATGGAAGCACTGTATCCGTTTGGATATGGACTGACTTATGGGGATGTGAAGGTGACTGCAGTTGCATGGACAGAGAAACCGGAAAAAGACCGGCCGCTGAAACTTCGCTGTACAGTAAACAATACCGGCATGCGGGACACAGACGATGTGGTTCAGGTTTACATAAAAGACTGGAAATCCAGATATGCAGTCAGAAATTACAGCTTGTGTGGATTTCGGAGGGTGAAAGTAAAAGCCGGAGAAACCATAGAAGCGGATCTTACCATCGATCCGCGGGCACTGACGATCGTAGACGAGGAAGGAAAGCGCTATGTAGACAGTGATGAGTTTTCGCTTTATGTGGGATGCACACAGCCGGATGAGAGAAGCGTTGCCCTGACCGGATGCCGCCCGGTGGAGGTGAGATTTACACTTGGAAAATAAGCAGCGGGTATGACAAATGCAAGATATACGTAAATAGAGATGCCAGAGTCTGTTGGAATGTCTGAAAAAGGAATTAAGGTGATTTCCTGTTAGGGAAAATTACCCATATAAAATAAAGAAAGGACTATCCGTGTAGGTAAGGTGAAAAATCTTTAGAAAGTATTTTTTATCTTACCAACACGGATAGTCCTTTTATTGCATTGTATATCAATCATTTACGTGGGTGACGGGCAAAAGTCTGTGCCTACACGAGAAACAGGTGACTGCTGTGATGATCATAAAACACATGTTTATTTTGCATCAGAAGAAATGGAGCGTAACTGACCGGAATCCGGTTCCAGACGTTCCAACATATCCCAGCATCCCAAGAGGTACATGATACCGAGTGCCCGGTCATACAAACCGTATCCCGGCCGGCAGTGGGATTCTTCTCCCCACAGATGTCTGCCGTGATCCGGCCGTACATAGCCGGTATAGCCGCAGTCATGGTATGCTCGCATGATTTCCAGAATTCCGGTATCGCCGTCACAGTCTCTGTGAGAGACTTCGGAGAAATCACCGTTGGGGTAATGGCGAAGATTCCGGATATGAGCAAAAGCGATCCGGTCACAGTAGGTGTGAATGATGTCGGCCACATCATTTTCCGGGTTGGCGCCAAGGGAACCGGAACACAGGCACAGACAGTTGTATGGATCATCTACCATATGAAGAAATCTTCCGATGGATGCTTTATCACAGAGCAGTCTTGGGATTCCGAAGATATCCCACGGCGGATCATCCTGATGAATGGCCATCTTGATGCCGGTTTCATGGCAGGTTGGCATGATTGCTTCCAGAAAATACTGCAGATTTTCCCACAATTTTTCTTTGGTCACCGGGCGATACGCTTCAAAAAGTTCATCCAGTTTTGCCATCCGCTCCGGTTCCCATCCGGGAAATGTCTTTCCGTGAAGATTTTCCAGAATATAGGCAGCCATTTCCTTATAGGCATCCTGTATTTTGCTTTTTTCATAATACAGTGCAGTGGATCCGTCTTCCAGCGGATGAAAAAGGTCCGTTCTTGTCCAGTCGAAGATCGGCATAAAATTATAGGTCACTACTTTTACACCGAACTGTGCAAGATTTTTAAGTGTTGTCTTATAATTTTCAATATACTGATCCCGTGTAGGAAGACCGATTTTGATATCGTCATGGACATTTACGCTCTCTACAACATCCATGTGGAAACCGGCGCCTTCGATCCTAGCTCTTACTTTCTCTATTTCCTCGACAGTCCAGATTTCCCCCGGCTGCTTGTCATGAAGCGCCCAGACAAGTCCGCTGACTCCGGGAATTTGTCGGATCATTTCCGGAGTGATGTCATCATTTCCATCGCCATACCAGCGAAACGTCATTTGCATCGGTTATTACCCCCTTATAGCTGTTTTTTTGCTTGATTTCTGTACCGGATGTTCGGCCAGTTGTTTACGATTTGTCTTCTTATATCATACCACACTGTTTCTCGGACTGTCTATCCGGGAATCAGGGTCTGCCTTTGCATATGGTGAAGCACGTCGGAGGATGAACTTTATGGAAACTTTTTAAAGAGATGTGTGATATAATGAGCGTTAGCGAGCGGGAATAAGCGCAGCTTATTCATGGGGAGCGGCGAATAGCGATCACGATAGCTGCGAAGCAGCGTCAGTGCCGGAGGTACGAATCGTGATATAATAACAAGCAAAAATGGCCTATGCAGTGTGTTTGCAATTTCGTCATTTTCTTTAGGTTTTAGATACTTTGGCGAATTGAATATCACAATTTGAATATTTTTATGAAAATACTTGACTTTCCCCCTGGTGGATGCCTTATAAAACAGGTACAGACAGGAAAATAAAGCGGTTTTTCCGGGAAATTTTGATGGGATGTTGAAGGGTTTGGAAAAGACGAGAGGCAGGATGCAGGATTATGAAGATCAAACAGGTAGAAGAGTTAGTCGGAATCACAAAAAAGAATATCCGTTTTTATGAAGAACAGGGTTTGTTACAGATCGAGCGGGCGGAGAACGGATACCGGGAATATCATCAGAAAGATGTGATACGACTGCAGGAGATTAAGCTTCTTCGGAAAATAGATATTTCTATTGAGGAGATGAGAGCACTTTTTGAGCAAAAGGAAAGTCTGCAGATCTGTCTGGAACAGCATCTGAAAGAACTGGAGCATCGAAAAAGAAGTCTTGGAAAAATGCAGGAGATCTGCGAACGGATGATACAGGAGCATCTGTCACTGGATACCCTGGACGCAGAAGCCTGTCTGGAAGAAGTGGAGAAGATGGAGAAAGAAGGTGTGAAGTTTATGGATGTAAACAGGACGGATGTTCACCGAAAAAAAATGACAGGTGCGATTGTCGGTGCAGCTGTGATGATTGTGCTTATGGTATGCAGTATGCTTCTGGTAATATGGGCAAATGCACAGGATCCGATTCCGTGTGGATTGCTTGTGCTGTTTCTGGCAGTTCCGGCTGCAATCGTGATCGGAACACTGGCAGCACTTGCAGGAAGAATGAAAGAGATCGAAGGAGGAGAAGAAGATGAAGCTTCTAAGTATTGAATATATTCCGGGTGCAGAATTTGAGGCACTGGGAATTGTAAAGGGTACCGTGGTACAGACCAAAAACATAGGCAGAGATTTTATGGCAGGTATGAAGACTCTGGTAGGTGGAGAAATCGTAGGATACACGGAGATGCTGAACGAAGCACGCCAGATCGCCACGAAACGTATGGTGGATGAGGCGAAAGAAATGGATGCAGATGCAGTGATCGGAGTAAAATATGGTTCCTCGCAGGTGATGTCAGGTGCAGCAGAAGTGATTGCATACGGAACGGCAATAAAATATAAATAAAACGAATTATATACCAGGAGAAAACGGGATGGGATGTTTTCTCCTGGTATTTTATATACTGAAAAACATAGTTTTTGGGGCGCTTTTTACATATCGATAGTTCAGTGAATCAATTATGAATTAGGCGAAAGTTTTGACATATGGATGTTCTTCTGTCCATGGTTTCCAGTCGTTTGTGCCGGTGCTGTTCGGATTTCCGTGCTTCATGAAATCGGTCCAGCAGGTGACCATCTTTTCAGCAAGTGCATGATCAGCGTCTGTCATCGGGCGCCAGCAACGATCCAGTGTTCCGAAAGTATACCATAGTTCGGAAGAATGAAATGCTCCATCACTGCTTCCCGGCAGATCGTGGCAGAATTCGTAGAGATATACCGGAAGATCCTGTTTCCGGCAGGCATTTGCAAAAGAAACGGCAGCAGTGAAGAAACCACCCTCTCTGTGGGAAGCACCTTCCGGAATAAACAGATCGTCTTTGGTAACACCCATCAGATAGGGGATATGGGCCATGCCCCCTTCTTTTGTCAGAACATCCGGAGTATCCGGAAGTACATGACCGTCGACGACCGGACGAAACGGAAGGGATGGGTACAGAGTCATCAGTTCATCGGATTTGTCCAGCAGATCTTCTGCGGGGAGTCTGCGTAACTCTTCGATAGAAGAAACACCGCACAGTTCATAGAACTTATCCGTTACTGCCTGCGCCTGTGTTTTGGTAAATACCATTGGAGACGGAAAACAGGCAATGCTTCCACTCTGAAGGATAGCCTGATGGATCATCGGTGTGGCCAGCGGAGAAAATGTGAGTACATGTGAACTCATAGCTCCGGCGGACTGGCCCATGATTGTGATGTTATCCGGATTTCCACCGAAGGCAGCGATATTTTCAGAGATCCACTCCAGTGCGGCAATCTGGTCGAGTAGTCCCTGGTTGCCGCTGAAACCAAGTTCCTCTTCCTGTTTCTGATCATAAAGGAAACCAAACACGTTGACGCGGTAAGAAATAGTCGCCAGGATCACACCTTTTTTTGCATAAGCTTCCCCATCAAACTCCAGTTCTGTGGAAAATCCATGTTCAAAGCCACCCCCGTGAATCCATACTGCTACCGGAAGTTTTTCAGAAGCAGTATGTGCCGGCGTCCAGATGTTCAGATACAGACAGTCTTCAGAAATCGGAAAATGAAAGTCCGGGTTATCATAGAATTCTTTCTGATATAAACCGTCCGGGTCGGTGAAATGCTGCATGGGGATGGAACGGAAAGTAAACGCATCATAAGCTTCTTTGAAGCTTTCCGGTTTTTGAGGTGGTGCAAAACGAAGAGCACCTGTGGGAACCTTTGCAAATGGAATGCCCCGAAAAACAGAATATCCATCTTTCTGAATACCGTTAATAGTTCCATAATTACTTGATACAGTTGTTAAAGTCGCCATTGGATAACCGTTACTGAAAACTTATAAAAAGTTATAAACTTTCATGTTTCATTCCTACTTCAACGAGTATGCTTTTGATGATATAAATATCTATCTACTCACAAGTTCTTGTACTCTCCATAGACGTAAATTCCGGACTAACGTATCCGTACATATTTGCATTAACGTTTCAGTGTTAGCTTGCAAATCGTTCTCCATAAGCCTTGAGATTTATAGATGCCTGGAAATCTCTGTCAATCATATTCCCACATTCACATCTATAAACCCTGTCAGATAACTTCAAATCTTTTTTGATGTTTCCACAGCAGCTGCAAAGCTTTGATGATGGATAAAACCGATCAGCCACAATAAGCTGAATCCCTTTATCATTGCATTTGTATTCAAGCTGTTTTCTAAACCAAAAAAATCCTTGTTCCTGTACTGCTTTGGATAAATGTCTGTTTTTCATCATTCCGCTGACATTCAGATCTTCAATACATATAAATCTTGGTTTTCGATTTACGATCTCAGATATGGTCTGATTCAAATAGTTTTTACGGATGTTTGTTAATCTGTGATTTCGTTTTAATAAAAGTTTTTCCTTTTTGATTACATTATTTGTTTTACAGTAGCTTTCCCCTTTCTTATTTTTCTCGTAAGAACGAGAGATCCTACGCTGTAATCTACGTTTCTGTTTTTCTAGTTTCTTTACTTTCTGACTCTTATTCATGTTCTTATACTTAACGGCATCAGAGCAGACAGCTAAGTCTTTAATTCCCAGGTCTATGCCAACTCCATCATCATTCAGTGTTTCCTTGCAGTCAGGAAATTCTACACATACACTGATCCACCAGTTCCATCCATCAAAGGATATTCTCGGATTCATATATTTAACATCTGTTGGAATACGTCCATGTTCTGCAAGTCTTACCCAATTCTTTTTTTGCTTATTTGCTTTCCTGCCGGAAGAAAAACCTTCAAGCTTAACGTGGGTATTACTGAATTGTATCTTAACGTTGTCCTGATAGAACTTCGGCATTGATCTCTTTCTGGACTTGAATCTTGGGAATTTTTGCAAACCCTTGAAAAAGTTCTTATACGCAGTACAGGCATCTTTGA is part of the Blautia faecicola genome and encodes:
- the uxuA gene encoding mannonate dehydratase yields the protein MQMTFRWYGDGNDDITPEMIRQIPGVSGLVWALHDKQPGEIWTVEEIEKVRARIEGAGFHMDVVESVNVHDDIKIGLPTRDQYIENYKTTLKNLAQFGVKVVTYNFMPIFDWTRTDLFHPLEDGSTALYYEKSKIQDAYKEMAAYILENLHGKTFPGWEPERMAKLDELFEAYRPVTKEKLWENLQYFLEAIMPTCHETGIKMAIHQDDPPWDIFGIPRLLCDKASIGRFLHMVDDPYNCLCLCSGSLGANPENDVADIIHTYCDRIAFAHIRNLRHYPNGDFSEVSHRDCDGDTGILEIMRAYHDCGYTGYVRPDHGRHLWGEESHCRPGYGLYDRALGIMYLLGCWDMLERLEPDSGQLRSISSDAK
- a CDS encoding MerR family transcriptional regulator yields the protein MKIKQVEELVGITKKNIRFYEEQGLLQIERAENGYREYHQKDVIRLQEIKLLRKIDISIEEMRALFEQKESLQICLEQHLKELEHRKRSLGKMQEICERMIQEHLSLDTLDAEACLEEVEKMEKEGVKFMDVNRTDVHRKKMTGAIVGAAVMIVLMVCSMLLVIWANAQDPIPCGLLVLFLAVPAAIVIGTLAALAGRMKEIEGGEEDEASKY
- a CDS encoding YbjQ family protein encodes the protein MKLLSIEYIPGAEFEALGIVKGTVVQTKNIGRDFMAGMKTLVGGEIVGYTEMLNEARQIATKRMVDEAKEMDADAVIGVKYGSSQVMSGAAEVIAYGTAIKYK
- a CDS encoding carboxylesterase/lipase family protein, giving the protein MATLTTVSSNYGTINGIQKDGYSVFRGIPFAKVPTGALRFAPPQKPESFKEAYDAFTFRSIPMQHFTDPDGLYQKEFYDNPDFHFPISEDCLYLNIWTPAHTASEKLPVAVWIHGGGFEHGFSTELEFDGEAYAKKGVILATISYRVNVFGFLYDQKQEEELGFSGNQGLLDQIAALEWISENIAAFGGNPDNITIMGQSAGAMSSHVLTFSPLATPMIHQAILQSGSIACFPSPMVFTKTQAQAVTDKFYELCGVSSIEELRRLPAEDLLDKSDELMTLYPSLPFRPVVDGHVLPDTPDVLTKEGGMAHIPYLMGVTKDDLFIPEGASHREGGFFTAAVSFANACRKQDLPVYLYEFCHDLPGSSDGAFHSSELWYTFGTLDRCWRPMTDADHALAEKMVTCWTDFMKHGNPNSTGTNDWKPWTEEHPYVKTFA
- a CDS encoding RNA-guided endonuclease InsQ/TnpB family protein, with the protein product MVKAIKVMLIPNNVQKTKMFQYAGASRFAYNWALAREKESYEKGGKFISDSELRKEFTKLRHSDEYAWLLNISNNVTKQAIKDACTAYKNFFKGLQKFPRFKSRKRSMPKFYQDNVKIQFSNTHVKLEGFSSGRKANKQKKNWVRLAEHGRIPTDVKYMNPRISFDGWNWWISVCVEFPDCKETLNDDGVGIDLGIKDLAVCSDAVKYKNMNKSQKVKKLEKQKRRLQRRISRSYEKNKKGESYCKTNNVIKKEKLLLKRNHRLTNIRKNYLNQTISEIVNRKPRFICIEDLNVSGMMKNRHLSKAVQEQGFFWFRKQLEYKCNDKGIQLIVADRFYPSSKLCSCCGNIKKDLKLSDRVYRCECGNMIDRDFQASINLKAYGERFAS